In Manis pentadactyla isolate mManPen7 chromosome 3, mManPen7.hap1, whole genome shotgun sequence, a single window of DNA contains:
- the NDOR1 gene encoding NADPH-dependent diflavin oxidoreductase 1 isoform X1, which yields MPSPRLLVLFGSQTGTAQDVSERLGREARRRRLGCRVQALDSYPVVNLINEPLVIFVCATTGQGDPPDNMKDFWRFIFRKHLPSTSLCQVDFAVLGLGDSSYAKFNFVAKKLHRRLLQLGGSALLPVCLGDDQHELGPDAAIDPWLRDLWEKVLGLYPVPLDLGTIPPGVLLPSRFALQFLPEAPRKCPEEQQSAGTDPQGPPSELLPFLAPMVTNQRITGPSHFQDVRLIEFDITGSGMSFVAGDVVLIQPKNSAGHVQQFCQALGLDPDRCFTLLPQELGVTCPERLPQPCSVQHLVSRYLDITRVPRRSFFELLACLSPHELEREKLLEFSSAEGQEALHDYCNRPRRTVLEVLCDFPHTARAIPADYLLDLIPPIRPRAFSIASSLLAHPSRLQILVAVVQYQTRLKEPRRGLCSSWLASLDPGQGPVRVPLWVRPGGLTFPETQDTPVIMVGPGTGVAPFRAAVQERVAQGQTRNVLFFGCRQRDQDFYWEAEWKGLEERGCLTLLTAFSREQEQKVYVQHRLRELGPLVWELLDRQGAHFYLAGNAQRMPADVSDALVSIFQEEGGLSSSDAAALLARLQQALRFQTETWA from the exons ATGCCGAGCCCGCGGCTTTTGGTGCTCTTCGGCAGCCAGACCGGCACGGCCCAGGATGTGTCGGAGAGGCTGGGCCGCGAGGCCCGGCGCCGGCGTCTTGGGTGCCGGGTGCAGGCCCTGGATTCCTACCCTGTG GTGAATCTGATTAATGAGCCCCTGGTGATATTTGTTTGTGCAACTACAGGCCAAGGAGACCCCCCTGACAACATGAAG GATTTCTGGAGGTTCATATTCCGGAAGCACCTGCCTTCAACCTCCCTCTGTCAGGTGGACTTTGCTGTCCTGGGCCTCGGGGACTCCTCTTACGCCAA GTTCAATTTCGTGGCCAAGAAGCTGCACCGACGGCTGCTGCAGCTTGGGGGCAGCGCCCTCCTGCCTGTGTGCCTCGGTGATGACCAGCATGAGCTAGG GCCGGATGCCGCCATTGACCCCTGGTTGCGCGACCTGTGGGAGAAGGTGCTGGGGCTGTACCCTGTGCCCCTCGACCTTGGCACAATTCCCCCCGGAGTCCT TTTGCCCTCCAGGTTTGCCCTGCAGTTCCTTCCAGAGGCCCCCAGGAAGTGCCCTGAGGAGCAGCAATCAGCTGGGACAGACCCTCAGGGTCCCCCTTCAGAACTGCTGCCCTTCTTGGCACCCATGGTGACCAACCAGAGGATCACTGGCCCCTCTCACTTCCAGGACGTTCGACTCATCGAGTTTGACATCACAGGCTCTGGAATGAG CTTTGTAGCTGGTGACGTGGTGCTGATCCAGCCCAAGAACTCGGCCGGCCACGTCCAGCAGTTCTGCCAGGCACTGGGCCTGGACCCAGATCGGTGCTTCACACTGCTGCCTCAGGAGCTAG GTGTGACCTGCCCTGAGCGgctgccccagccctgctctgTGCAGCACCTCGTGTCCCGGTATTTGGACATCACCAGGGTGCCCCGCCGCTCCTTCTTTGAGCTCCTGGCCTGTCTCTCCCCCCACGAGCTGGAGCGGGAGAAGCTGCTGGAATTCAGTTCTGCCGAAGGCCAGGAGGCGCTGCATGACTACTGCAACCGGCCCCGCAGGACGGTCCTGGAG GTGCTGTGCGACTTCCCACACACAGCTAGAGCCATCCCTGCAGACTACCTGTTGGACCTCATCCCCCCGATCCGGCCACGGGCCTTCTCCATCGCATCTTCTCTGCTG GCTCATCCCTCGAGACTGCAGATCCTTGTGGCCGTGGTACAGTACCAGACACGCCTCAAGGAGCCACGCAGGGGCCTCTGCTCCTCCTGGCTGGCATCTCTGGACCCTGGGcaag GACCTGTCCGGGTGCCCCTGTGGGTGCGGCCTGGGGGCCTGACGTTCCCAGAGACACAGGACACACCCGTGATCATGGTGGGACCTGGCACTGGCGTGGCCCCCTTCAGAGCTGCTGTCCAGGAGCGAGTGGCCCAGGGTCAGACCA GAAATGTTCTGTTCTTCGGCTGCCGCCAGCGGGACCAGGACTTCTACTGGGAGGCTGAGTGGAAGGGGCTGGAGGAGAGGGGCTGCCTGACTCTCCTCACGGCCTTCTCCCGGGAGCAG GAGCAGAAGGTGTATGTGCAGCACCGGCTCCGGGAGCTTGGGCCACTGGTGTGGGAGCTGCTGGACCGCCAGGGTGCCCACTTCTACCTGGCAGG CAATGCCCAGCGCATGCCAGCGGATGTGTCAGACGCTCTGGTGTCCATCTTCCAGGAGGAGGGCGGGCTTTCCAGCTCCGACGCAGCCGCCCTCCTTGCCAGGCTCCAGCAGGCTCTGCGTTTCCAGACTGAGACGTGGGCCTGA
- the RNF208 gene encoding RING finger protein 208 isoform X1 — protein sequence MPADPGPEAGSGWPGLLMSCLKGPHVILKMEAMKIVHPEKFPELQTAAPCFPPAPRPAPALAPKRAWPSDTEIIVNQACGGDMPALEGAPRTPPLPRRPRKGSAELGFPRVAPADEVIVNQYVMRPGPAASGASTAAAPAVGEPLECPTCGHTYNVTQRRPRVLSCLHSVCEQCLQILYESCPKYKFISCPTCRRETVLFTDYGLAALAVNTSILSRLPPEALTAPSGGQWGGEPEGSCYQTFRQYCGAACTCHVRNPLSACSIM from the coding sequence ATGCCGGCTGACCCTGGGCCCGAGGCGGGCAGTGGCTGGCCGGGCCTCCTCATGTCCTGCCTGAAGGGCCCCCATGTCATCCTCAAGATGGAGGCCATGAAGATTGTCCACCCTGAGAAGTTCCCCGAGCTGCAAACGGCTGCCCCCTGCTTCCCACCTGCACCTCGGCCTGCCCCTGCTCTGGCACCCAAGCGTGCGTGGCCCTCAGACACGGAGATCATCGTCAACCaggcatgtgggggggacatgcCTGCCTTGGAAGGGGCACCCCGCACACCACCCCTGCCACGGAGGCCCCGCAAGGGCAGCGCGGAGCTGGGCTTCCCCCGAGTGGCACCAGCGGACGAGGTCATCGTAAATCAGTACGTGATGCGGCCTGGCCCTGCTGCCTCGGGGGCCTCCACGGCGGCAGCCCCAGCTGTGGGTGAGCCCCTGGAGTGCCCCACGTGCGGGCACACGTACAACGTCACCCAGCGGCGGCCACGCGTGCTGTCCTGCCTGCACTCTGTGTGCGAGCAGTGCCTGCAGATCCTCTACGAGTCCTGTCCCAAGTACAAGTTCATCTCCTGTCCCACCTGCCGCCGTGAGACTGTGCTCTTCACTGACTACGGCCTGGCTGCGCTGGCCGTCAACACGTCCATCTTGAGCCGCCTGCCACCCGAGGCCCTGACTGCCCCATCTGGTGGCCAGTGGGGGGGTGAGCCTGAGGGCAGCTGCTACCAGACCTTCCGGCAGTACTGTGGGGCTGCGTGCACCTGCCACGTGAGGAACCCGCTATCTGCCTGCTCCATCATGTAG
- the NDOR1 gene encoding NADPH-dependent diflavin oxidoreductase 1 isoform X3 produces MKDFWRFIFRKHLPSTSLCQVDFAVLGLGDSSYAKFNFVAKKLHRRLLQLGGSALLPVCLGDDQHELGPDAAIDPWLRDLWEKVLGLYPVPLDLGTIPPGVLLPSRFALQFLPEAPRKCPEEQQSAGTDPQGPPSELLPFLAPMVTNQRITGPSHFQDVRLIEFDITGSGMSFVAGDVVLIQPKNSAGHVQQFCQALGLDPDRCFTLLPQELGVTCPERLPQPCSVQHLVSRYLDITRVPRRSFFELLACLSPHELEREKLLEFSSAEGQEALHDYCNRPRRTVLEVLCDFPHTARAIPADYLLDLIPPIRPRAFSIASSLLAHPSRLQILVAVVQYQTRLKEPRRGLCSSWLASLDPGQGPVRVPLWVRPGGLTFPETQDTPVIMVGPGTGVAPFRAAVQERVAQGQTRNVLFFGCRQRDQDFYWEAEWKGLEERGCLTLLTAFSREQEQKVYVQHRLRELGPLVWELLDRQGAHFYLAGNAQRMPADVSDALVSIFQEEGGLSSSDAAALLARLQQALRFQTETWA; encoded by the exons ATGAAG GATTTCTGGAGGTTCATATTCCGGAAGCACCTGCCTTCAACCTCCCTCTGTCAGGTGGACTTTGCTGTCCTGGGCCTCGGGGACTCCTCTTACGCCAA GTTCAATTTCGTGGCCAAGAAGCTGCACCGACGGCTGCTGCAGCTTGGGGGCAGCGCCCTCCTGCCTGTGTGCCTCGGTGATGACCAGCATGAGCTAGG GCCGGATGCCGCCATTGACCCCTGGTTGCGCGACCTGTGGGAGAAGGTGCTGGGGCTGTACCCTGTGCCCCTCGACCTTGGCACAATTCCCCCCGGAGTCCT TTTGCCCTCCAGGTTTGCCCTGCAGTTCCTTCCAGAGGCCCCCAGGAAGTGCCCTGAGGAGCAGCAATCAGCTGGGACAGACCCTCAGGGTCCCCCTTCAGAACTGCTGCCCTTCTTGGCACCCATGGTGACCAACCAGAGGATCACTGGCCCCTCTCACTTCCAGGACGTTCGACTCATCGAGTTTGACATCACAGGCTCTGGAATGAG CTTTGTAGCTGGTGACGTGGTGCTGATCCAGCCCAAGAACTCGGCCGGCCACGTCCAGCAGTTCTGCCAGGCACTGGGCCTGGACCCAGATCGGTGCTTCACACTGCTGCCTCAGGAGCTAG GTGTGACCTGCCCTGAGCGgctgccccagccctgctctgTGCAGCACCTCGTGTCCCGGTATTTGGACATCACCAGGGTGCCCCGCCGCTCCTTCTTTGAGCTCCTGGCCTGTCTCTCCCCCCACGAGCTGGAGCGGGAGAAGCTGCTGGAATTCAGTTCTGCCGAAGGCCAGGAGGCGCTGCATGACTACTGCAACCGGCCCCGCAGGACGGTCCTGGAG GTGCTGTGCGACTTCCCACACACAGCTAGAGCCATCCCTGCAGACTACCTGTTGGACCTCATCCCCCCGATCCGGCCACGGGCCTTCTCCATCGCATCTTCTCTGCTG GCTCATCCCTCGAGACTGCAGATCCTTGTGGCCGTGGTACAGTACCAGACACGCCTCAAGGAGCCACGCAGGGGCCTCTGCTCCTCCTGGCTGGCATCTCTGGACCCTGGGcaag GACCTGTCCGGGTGCCCCTGTGGGTGCGGCCTGGGGGCCTGACGTTCCCAGAGACACAGGACACACCCGTGATCATGGTGGGACCTGGCACTGGCGTGGCCCCCTTCAGAGCTGCTGTCCAGGAGCGAGTGGCCCAGGGTCAGACCA GAAATGTTCTGTTCTTCGGCTGCCGCCAGCGGGACCAGGACTTCTACTGGGAGGCTGAGTGGAAGGGGCTGGAGGAGAGGGGCTGCCTGACTCTCCTCACGGCCTTCTCCCGGGAGCAG GAGCAGAAGGTGTATGTGCAGCACCGGCTCCGGGAGCTTGGGCCACTGGTGTGGGAGCTGCTGGACCGCCAGGGTGCCCACTTCTACCTGGCAGG CAATGCCCAGCGCATGCCAGCGGATGTGTCAGACGCTCTGGTGTCCATCTTCCAGGAGGAGGGCGGGCTTTCCAGCTCCGACGCAGCCGCCCTCCTTGCCAGGCTCCAGCAGGCTCTGCGTTTCCAGACTGAGACGTGGGCCTGA
- the LOC130683136 gene encoding ring finger protein-like → MGFSGPQTVSKQFKHLGRRGLLCCNTLVSDSNVVGASRLSTSFSQHGGSLERDLERKAPGAAVRTGLDGGGVAREGGAGGAPPLGGAFSAQELELESERLPFPHHCRPESAVRLRRATEPSQHPHPVAALGSQPTHSDSCPRAPTHGPSNLSSGRASPPSAPLGPAHLGPLFQEPADEGLDSRARGDPHGARTLDSEPLLWATATACPWAGPAAAGEQEEEECPICTEPYGPGRHRLALLNCGHGLCVGCLHQLLGAAPSTDLGRVRCPLCRQKTPVLEWEICQLQEELLQADGPQRPPPPAPPTPLRQGSGPWASLEHRYQLRFLAGPVGGQGCLPFLPCPPCLGAWLWALRERGPCAHRLALLGLLALELLGLLLIFMPLMLLGLLFMLLDRSGR, encoded by the exons ATGGGCTTCAGCGGCCCCCAGACAGTTTCCAAACAGTTTAAGCACTTGGGTAGACGGGGCCTG CTTTGCTGCAACACTCTGGTGTCCGACTCGAACGTGGTGGGTGCCAGCCGTTTGTCCACCTCGTTCAGCCAGCATGGGGGCAGCTTGGAGCGGGACCTGGAAAGGAAGG cccctggaGCTGCCGTCCGCACGGGACTGGACGGAGGAGGCGTGGCACGGGAGGGCGGGGCAGGTGGCGCCCCGCCCCTGGGAGGGGCCTTCAGCGCCCAGGAGTTGGAGTTGGAGTCAGAAAGGCTGCCCTTCCCACACCACTGCCGCCCAGAGTCTGCAGTCCGGCTACGG AGGGCCACAGAACCTTCACAGCACCCCCACCCCGTGGCCGCCCTGGGGTCCCAGCCCACCCACTCTgactcctgccccagggcccctACTCATGGCCCCAGTAACCTAAGCTCTGGCCGTGCCAGCCCACCTTCGGCCCCCCTGGGCCCTGCGCACCTAGGCCCCCTGTTCCAAGAGCCAGCAGATGAAGGGTTGGACAGCAGGGCCCGTGGGGACCCCCACGGTGCCAGGACTCTGGACAGCGAGCCCCTGCTCTGGGCCACGGCCACAGCCTGCCCCTGGGCCGGGCCAGCAGCGGCAGgcgagcaggaggaggaggagtgccCCATCTGCACTGAGCCCTACGGGCCGGGCAGGCACCGCCTGGCCCTGCTGAACTGTGGCCACGGCCTGTGTGTGGGCTGCCTGCACCAGCTTCTGGGCGCTGCCCCCAGCACCGACCTGGGCCGAGTGCGCTGCCCGCTGTGCCGCCAGAAAACGCCTGTGCTCGAGTGGGAGATCTGCCAGCTGCAGGAGGAGCTGTTGCAGGCCGACGGGCCCCAgcgtcccccaccccctgcaccccCTACACCGCTCCGCCAgggctctgggccctgggcctccctGGAACACCGCTACCAGCTGCGCTTCCTGGCGGGGCCCGTGGGCGGCCAGGGCTGCCTGCCCTTCCTGCCCTGCCCGCCCTGCCTGGGCGCCTGGCTCTGGGCCCTGAGGGAGCGGGGGCCCTGCGCCCACCGCCTGGCCCTGCTGGGCCTCCTGGCCCTCGAGCTGCTGGGCCTGCTGCTCATCTTCATGCCACTCATGCTGCTCGGGCTGCTCTTCATGCTGCTGGACCGCTCTGGCCGCTGA
- the RNF208 gene encoding RING finger protein 208 isoform X2 codes for MEAMKIVHPEKFPELQTAAPCFPPAPRPAPALAPKRAWPSDTEIIVNQACGGDMPALEGAPRTPPLPRRPRKGSAELGFPRVAPADEVIVNQYVMRPGPAASGASTAAAPAVGEPLECPTCGHTYNVTQRRPRVLSCLHSVCEQCLQILYESCPKYKFISCPTCRRETVLFTDYGLAALAVNTSILSRLPPEALTAPSGGQWGGEPEGSCYQTFRQYCGAACTCHVRNPLSACSIM; via the coding sequence ATGGAGGCCATGAAGATTGTCCACCCTGAGAAGTTCCCCGAGCTGCAAACGGCTGCCCCCTGCTTCCCACCTGCACCTCGGCCTGCCCCTGCTCTGGCACCCAAGCGTGCGTGGCCCTCAGACACGGAGATCATCGTCAACCaggcatgtgggggggacatgcCTGCCTTGGAAGGGGCACCCCGCACACCACCCCTGCCACGGAGGCCCCGCAAGGGCAGCGCGGAGCTGGGCTTCCCCCGAGTGGCACCAGCGGACGAGGTCATCGTAAATCAGTACGTGATGCGGCCTGGCCCTGCTGCCTCGGGGGCCTCCACGGCGGCAGCCCCAGCTGTGGGTGAGCCCCTGGAGTGCCCCACGTGCGGGCACACGTACAACGTCACCCAGCGGCGGCCACGCGTGCTGTCCTGCCTGCACTCTGTGTGCGAGCAGTGCCTGCAGATCCTCTACGAGTCCTGTCCCAAGTACAAGTTCATCTCCTGTCCCACCTGCCGCCGTGAGACTGTGCTCTTCACTGACTACGGCCTGGCTGCGCTGGCCGTCAACACGTCCATCTTGAGCCGCCTGCCACCCGAGGCCCTGACTGCCCCATCTGGTGGCCAGTGGGGGGGTGAGCCTGAGGGCAGCTGCTACCAGACCTTCCGGCAGTACTGTGGGGCTGCGTGCACCTGCCACGTGAGGAACCCGCTATCTGCCTGCTCCATCATGTAG
- the NDOR1 gene encoding NADPH-dependent diflavin oxidoreductase 1 isoform X2 produces MPSPRLLVLFGSQTGTAQDVSERLGREARRRRLGCRVQALDSYPVVNLINEPLVIFVCATTGQGDPPDNMKDFWRFIFRKHLPSTSLCQVDFAVLGLGDSSYAKFNFVAKKLHRRLLQLGGSALLPVCLGDDQHELGPDAAIDPWLRDLWEKVLGLYPVPLDLGTIPPGVLLPSRFALQFLPEAPRKCPEEQQSAGTDPQGPPSELLPFLAPMVTNQRITGPSHFQDVRLIEFDITGSGMSFVAGDVVLIQPKNSAGHVQQFCQALGLDPDRCFTLLPQELGVTCPERLPQPCSVQHLVSRYLDITRVPRRSFFELLACLSPHELEREKLLEFSSAEGQEALHDYCNRPRRTVLEVLCDFPHTARAIPADYLLDLIPPIRPRAFSIASSLLAHPSRLQILVAVVQYQTRLKEPRRGLCSSWLASLDPGQGPVRVPLWVRPGGLTFPETQDTPVIMVGPGTGVAPFRAAVQERVAQGNVLFFGCRQRDQDFYWEAEWKGLEERGCLTLLTAFSREQEQKVYVQHRLRELGPLVWELLDRQGAHFYLAGNAQRMPADVSDALVSIFQEEGGLSSSDAAALLARLQQALRFQTETWA; encoded by the exons ATGCCGAGCCCGCGGCTTTTGGTGCTCTTCGGCAGCCAGACCGGCACGGCCCAGGATGTGTCGGAGAGGCTGGGCCGCGAGGCCCGGCGCCGGCGTCTTGGGTGCCGGGTGCAGGCCCTGGATTCCTACCCTGTG GTGAATCTGATTAATGAGCCCCTGGTGATATTTGTTTGTGCAACTACAGGCCAAGGAGACCCCCCTGACAACATGAAG GATTTCTGGAGGTTCATATTCCGGAAGCACCTGCCTTCAACCTCCCTCTGTCAGGTGGACTTTGCTGTCCTGGGCCTCGGGGACTCCTCTTACGCCAA GTTCAATTTCGTGGCCAAGAAGCTGCACCGACGGCTGCTGCAGCTTGGGGGCAGCGCCCTCCTGCCTGTGTGCCTCGGTGATGACCAGCATGAGCTAGG GCCGGATGCCGCCATTGACCCCTGGTTGCGCGACCTGTGGGAGAAGGTGCTGGGGCTGTACCCTGTGCCCCTCGACCTTGGCACAATTCCCCCCGGAGTCCT TTTGCCCTCCAGGTTTGCCCTGCAGTTCCTTCCAGAGGCCCCCAGGAAGTGCCCTGAGGAGCAGCAATCAGCTGGGACAGACCCTCAGGGTCCCCCTTCAGAACTGCTGCCCTTCTTGGCACCCATGGTGACCAACCAGAGGATCACTGGCCCCTCTCACTTCCAGGACGTTCGACTCATCGAGTTTGACATCACAGGCTCTGGAATGAG CTTTGTAGCTGGTGACGTGGTGCTGATCCAGCCCAAGAACTCGGCCGGCCACGTCCAGCAGTTCTGCCAGGCACTGGGCCTGGACCCAGATCGGTGCTTCACACTGCTGCCTCAGGAGCTAG GTGTGACCTGCCCTGAGCGgctgccccagccctgctctgTGCAGCACCTCGTGTCCCGGTATTTGGACATCACCAGGGTGCCCCGCCGCTCCTTCTTTGAGCTCCTGGCCTGTCTCTCCCCCCACGAGCTGGAGCGGGAGAAGCTGCTGGAATTCAGTTCTGCCGAAGGCCAGGAGGCGCTGCATGACTACTGCAACCGGCCCCGCAGGACGGTCCTGGAG GTGCTGTGCGACTTCCCACACACAGCTAGAGCCATCCCTGCAGACTACCTGTTGGACCTCATCCCCCCGATCCGGCCACGGGCCTTCTCCATCGCATCTTCTCTGCTG GCTCATCCCTCGAGACTGCAGATCCTTGTGGCCGTGGTACAGTACCAGACACGCCTCAAGGAGCCACGCAGGGGCCTCTGCTCCTCCTGGCTGGCATCTCTGGACCCTGGGcaag GACCTGTCCGGGTGCCCCTGTGGGTGCGGCCTGGGGGCCTGACGTTCCCAGAGACACAGGACACACCCGTGATCATGGTGGGACCTGGCACTGGCGTGGCCCCCTTCAGAGCTGCTGTCCAGGAGCGAGTGGCCCAGG GAAATGTTCTGTTCTTCGGCTGCCGCCAGCGGGACCAGGACTTCTACTGGGAGGCTGAGTGGAAGGGGCTGGAGGAGAGGGGCTGCCTGACTCTCCTCACGGCCTTCTCCCGGGAGCAG GAGCAGAAGGTGTATGTGCAGCACCGGCTCCGGGAGCTTGGGCCACTGGTGTGGGAGCTGCTGGACCGCCAGGGTGCCCACTTCTACCTGGCAGG CAATGCCCAGCGCATGCCAGCGGATGTGTCAGACGCTCTGGTGTCCATCTTCCAGGAGGAGGGCGGGCTTTCCAGCTCCGACGCAGCCGCCCTCCTTGCCAGGCTCCAGCAGGCTCTGCGTTTCCAGACTGAGACGTGGGCCTGA